In the genome of Anaerosporomusa subterranea, the window CCTGCACTGCCTGAAGCGTAACGCTAATTTCCTGGGTACAGTCCGGTATCTTATCAAACGGAACATCCACAACGATCATTTCTCCCGGTCGTGCAATCGGCAACTGTCGTTCTACAAGAACGTCTTCCCCGGCAGCAATTTTTAATTTTACTCTAACTGCCGGTTCTTGCGCACGCATAAACAACCTGACTTTCCCCGACGAATCCGGCCAACTGATTCGCTGCGGTACGACTGTCCGAATGCCTTGGCCAGCTTTTACTGCAACAACATTTGTTGCAGTCGGCAGCTTGCCCTGAGCATAAAGTGCGGCAAACTTTCCGGCAATATCGCCTTCTTCTGAGACAAAATCGACAAGGTCATGAACATGGACTACATTGCCGGCGGCAAAAAAACCGTCATAGCTAGTCTGTCTATATTGGTTCACTGTCGGTCCGCTTGTTAGTCCATCCAGATCAACGATACCGCGGGACAGTTCATTTTCAGGAATAAGGCCGACTGATAGCAAGAGGCAATCACAGTCAAGTTCAAACTCAGTCCCCGGAATGATGTTACGGTCTTGGTCGACAGCCGCGACTGTAACCCCAGTAATTTTATCCTTGCCATGGATGAAGCTAACCGTGTGAGACAGATGAAGTGGAATGCCGAAATCCTCTAGACATTGAACAACATTGCGAGTCAGGCCATTTGAGTATGGCAACAATTCAACAACAGCCTGCACCTTCGCTCCCTCAAGCGTCATCCTTCTTGCCATGATAAGCCCAATGTCGCCTGAGCCTAGTACTACAATTTTTTTACCGGTAATATAGCCTTCCATATTGACCATTCGCTGAGCCGCCCCGGCGGTAAAGATCCCGGCCGGACGTAAACCGGGGATACGGATCGCGCCTCTTGTTCTTTCCCGACAGCCCATCGCGAAAACGACTGCTTTAGCTGTTATGCCAATAAGGCCTTGTTGGGGATTAATGGCCCAAATGGTCTTATCATTTCTCACTTCTAAAACTAGTGTATCTTCCCAAACAGTAATCCCTGCATCTGCCTTAACTTGGCGGATGAAACGTCCAGAGTAAGTCGGTCCTGTGAGTTCTTCGTGAAAACGGTGCAAGCCGAACCCGTTGTGAATGCACTGTTGCAGAATACCGCCTAGCTCACGGTCTCGCTCAATAACCAACACGTCTTTGGCCCCTGCGGTCCGAGCGCTCAAAGCCGCTGCTAAGCCGGCGGGGCCGCCGCCGATTACAGCTACATCGAATTTAAGGCTGCTCATCTGTCGACACCTCACAAACACCTGGCAGTTTATCAGAGAAGAGAAATGAATGTATGCCGTCTTTACGGACTGCAGTGACGGGAATTCCCAGTTCCCGGGAAATAATCGCCGTAACTCTGGGCCCGCAAAAACCGCCTTGGCAACGTCCGGTTCCAGCCCGGGTGCGCCGTTTGACACCGTCGACTGTTACCGCTCCGCAAGGGGAATGAATGGTGGCAACGATTTCGCCTTCAGTCACTGTCTCACAACGGCAAATCACTCGCCCAAAGAGTGGATCTCGCGCCACAATTTCTGCTCGTTCCTGCCAGCTCATTTCCCGGAAAACACGACGTGGCGGATTGACCGGATTGAACTCGGCCTTTTCAATAAGTGCCAGCCCTGCTTCCCGCAAAATATCTGCAATCACTTCCGCAATGGCCGGAGCTGCAGTAAACCCTGGCGACTGAATTCCTGCTGCATGAATTAACCCTTTGGCAGTTTCTGATTCGCGCAGGATAAAGTCGCCATCGCCGCTGGCTGCTCTCAGTCCGGAGAATTCGGTGATTGCAGCAGCTAGCGGCAGCTGGGGAACAATCCGGCGAGCGCCGTTAATCACTCGTTCCATGCCTGCGGCAGTGGTCGAAACGTCATCTTTATCAGCAACATCCTCCGCGTCCGGCCCAATGAACAGATTGCCATGAACTGTCGGCGAAACTAAGATACCTTTAGACACTTTAGACGGAGTTGGGAAAATTACCGTATTTACCAGCTGGCGGACAGTTTTATCAAATAAAATGTATTCACCCTTGCGTGGATGTATTGTAAAGCTGTTATCCCCCGCCATGCGTGCAACTGCGTCTGCCTGAATTCCGGCGGCATTAATAATGAATCGCGCGCGAATCACGCCGTGTGGGGTAACAACCCCGACAACTCGTCCATTATCGATCACAATGCCTTGCACCGGACATTCTCGCAATAGGGTAACACCATTACGGATCGCATTCTCTATAAAGCCAAAAACCGCGCCAAACGGGCAGACAACTCCGGCGCTTGGCGCCCATAGCGCGCCAGTGACATCAGTCGCTAAGTTTGGTTCGCGTTCCAACAGCTGATCAGCCGACAATATTTCTAGATTCGGCACTCCGTTTTGGTTGCCGCGAGCCAGCAATTCTTCTATTGTGGCCTGCTCCGCATCGTCTTTGGCCACAACCAGAGATCCCATCCAATCCACATCCAGGCTCAAGTCTTGCCACAATTGATGATAAAGATGGTTGCCCCTCACGTTCAGTTTGCCTTTCCAGGTCCCCGGCTTAGCATCAAAACCAGCATGCAGGATAGCACTGTTTGCTTTAGAGGTTCCCATGGCCACATCGGTTTCCGCTTCCAACAAAATGACTGCCAGCTGATAACGGGATAATTCTCTCGCAATTGCTGAGCCAACGATGCCACCGCCGATGATTACAACATCTGTGCTTTCCGCTGACATCCCTTCACATCCTTTGCGCTTGTCTCATGAAAAGAAAAGGCCCTCGCTGGCCTTCGGCCAGAAATCGAGGACCTTCTCTCATTCTCTATGTCCCTCTATATGTTGTTTTTATCACCGGACTAACCCG includes:
- a CDS encoding NAD(P)/FAD-dependent oxidoreductase; the encoded protein is MSAESTDVVIIGGGIVGSAIARELSRYQLAVILLEAETDVAMGTSKANSAILHAGFDAKPGTWKGKLNVRGNHLYHQLWQDLSLDVDWMGSLVVAKDDAEQATIEELLARGNQNGVPNLEILSADQLLEREPNLATDVTGALWAPSAGVVCPFGAVFGFIENAIRNGVTLLRECPVQGIVIDNGRVVGVVTPHGVIRARFIINAAGIQADAVARMAGDNSFTIHPRKGEYILFDKTVRQLVNTVIFPTPSKVSKGILVSPTVHGNLFIGPDAEDVADKDDVSTTAAGMERVINGARRIVPQLPLAAAITEFSGLRAASGDGDFILRESETAKGLIHAAGIQSPGFTAAPAIAEVIADILREAGLALIEKAEFNPVNPPRRVFREMSWQERAEIVARDPLFGRVICRCETVTEGEIVATIHSPCGAVTVDGVKRRTRAGTGRCQGGFCGPRVTAIISRELGIPVTAVRKDGIHSFLFSDKLPGVCEVSTDEQP
- a CDS encoding NAD(P)/FAD-dependent oxidoreductase; translation: MSSLKFDVAVIGGGPAGLAAALSARTAGAKDVLVIERDRELGGILQQCIHNGFGLHRFHEELTGPTYSGRFIRQVKADAGITVWEDTLVLEVRNDKTIWAINPQQGLIGITAKAVVFAMGCRERTRGAIRIPGLRPAGIFTAGAAQRMVNMEGYITGKKIVVLGSGDIGLIMARRMTLEGAKVQAVVELLPYSNGLTRNVVQCLEDFGIPLHLSHTVSFIHGKDKITGVTVAAVDQDRNIIPGTEFELDCDCLLLSVGLIPENELSRGIVDLDGLTSGPTVNQYRQTSYDGFFAAGNVVHVHDLVDFVSEEGDIAGKFAALYAQGKLPTATNVVAVKAGQGIRTVVPQRISWPDSSGKVRLFMRAQEPAVRVKLKIAAGEDVLVERQLPIARPGEMIVVDVPFDKIPDCTQEISVTLQAVQGGGLRE